The following proteins are co-located in the Paraphotobacterium marinum genome:
- a CDS encoding AEC family transporter produces MFSTILNALIPVAFVIFLGWFAGYRKIIDNKHSESFATYVMNFSFPCLLFSITATSKLDEIFDSNIILAFTISLMGMYFICLFIYKYLLKKNKKESAQGAFVCSFPDMAFMGIPIFTEILGSKALLSIVIGNMITSILMIPLTIILLESTSNKKLNISQVFLQEFISVVKKPLFFAPILGIIYAYSGLSLPSVFNESLTLIGKSTSGVSLFALGLIMSSFVIKFNKNVLLNISLKNFFHPALMMALVFVFGIKGLIAKELVLLCAMPTATMTTMFALKYNTLIEDSTSSAILGTLISIISLSLFMVLVHI; encoded by the coding sequence ATGTTTTCAACTATATTAAATGCCCTTATTCCTGTTGCATTTGTTATTTTCTTGGGTTGGTTTGCTGGTTATAGAAAGATTATTGATAACAAACATAGTGAAAGTTTTGCGACCTACGTAATGAACTTTAGTTTTCCATGTTTATTATTTTCAATCACTGCAACCTCAAAACTTGATGAGATTTTTGATTCAAATATTATTTTAGCCTTTACCATCAGTCTCATGGGCATGTATTTTATATGTTTATTTATCTATAAATATCTCTTGAAAAAAAATAAAAAAGAAAGTGCTCAAGGTGCTTTTGTTTGTTCTTTCCCAGACATGGCCTTTATGGGGATACCAATTTTCACAGAAATTTTAGGTTCAAAGGCGCTCCTATCAATTGTTATCGGAAATATGATCACAAGTATTTTAATGATTCCTCTGACTATTATTTTATTAGAGTCCACCTCAAATAAAAAACTAAATATATCACAAGTTTTCCTGCAAGAATTTATAAGTGTCGTCAAGAAACCACTATTCTTTGCGCCTATTTTAGGAATTATTTATGCTTATTCCGGTTTATCTCTGCCTTCAGTATTCAATGAGAGCTTAACGCTTATTGGCAAATCAACTTCTGGTGTATCTTTATTTGCGCTCGGATTGATCATGTCTAGTTTTGTAATTAAATTTAACAAAAATGTTTTGTTAAATATTTCTCTCAAAAATTTCTTTCATCCAGCTTTAATGATGGCGTTGGTATTTGTTTTTGGAATTAAGGGACTCATTGCGAAAGAACTTGTATTGTTGTGTGCTATGCCTACAGCCACAATGACAACCATGTTTGCACTTAAATACAATACACTAATTGAAGACTCCACAAGCTCTGCAATTTTAGGTACGCTAATATCTATTATATCTTTATCTCTTTTTATGGTTCTGGTTCACATATAA
- a CDS encoding ion channel: MSSIKNKIPSIVAFLIVINGIIIILTGFYPFLTNYLDGTDLINKPLIASLFQSQNYNIGISSIAYFVLGYFLIVIARGIFHRKRSSWLSAVCILTCVISINFFSDQYDMLFYLHVFELFCLISSYSYFIQTKNFFYMSYSHFMIILSFVLSFGYGVFGSYLLRDDFENLHTFLDSIYFTIVTYSTIGYGDIVAKTETARVFVTSMTFFGLASFAAILSYFISTITTRVQKVVKNLKIEGFHMKNHIVIFGLNELTEQVIEKLSIDRASYIVVTENHGNQNLTTNSNNQFITGRYNDVKIYDDTNLKQAANIYLGLRNDADNILALLSIQDFFEEKKYNKPNIILKINDVNNLAKAKKLGADEVISPVSLATTQILKSITKTSE; encoded by the coding sequence TTGTCTTCAATTAAAAATAAAATACCGAGCATAGTTGCTTTCTTAATTGTTATTAATGGTATTATTATCATCTTAACAGGGTTTTACCCGTTTCTAACTAATTATCTTGATGGGACAGACTTAATTAATAAACCTTTGATTGCTTCTTTGTTCCAATCACAAAATTACAATATTGGAATAAGCAGTATTGCTTATTTTGTTTTAGGATATTTTTTAATTGTCATAGCGCGGGGAATTTTTCATCGTAAAAGAAGTTCGTGGTTGAGTGCTGTATGTATTTTGACTTGTGTTATAAGTATTAACTTTTTCTCTGATCAATATGATATGCTTTTTTATCTACACGTATTTGAATTATTCTGTTTGATATCTTCATATTCTTATTTTATTCAGACGAAAAATTTTTTTTACATGTCATATTCACACTTTATGATTATTTTATCGTTTGTACTTTCTTTTGGGTATGGTGTTTTCGGAAGTTACTTACTCAGAGATGATTTTGAAAATTTGCATACTTTTCTTGATTCAATTTATTTTACTATTGTAACTTATAGTACCATTGGCTATGGTGATATTGTTGCTAAAACTGAAACAGCTAGAGTTTTTGTAACTTCAATGACATTTTTTGGGTTAGCGAGCTTTGCAGCTATTTTATCTTATTTTATATCGACTATAACCACAAGGGTCCAAAAGGTTGTCAAAAACTTAAAAATAGAAGGATTTCACATGAAAAATCATATTGTTATATTTGGTTTGAATGAACTAACTGAGCAAGTTATCGAAAAATTATCTATAGACAGAGCTTCTTATATCGTAGTGACTGAAAACCATGGTAATCAGAATCTTACAACAAACTCCAACAACCAATTTATAACAGGTCGCTATAATGATGTAAAAATTTATGATGATACAAACTTAAAGCAGGCTGCTAATATATATTTAGGTCTTAGGAATGATGCGGATAATATTCTTGCATTGCTTTCAATCCAAGATTTCTTTGAAGAAAAGAAATATAACAAACCTAACATTATACTGAAAATAAACGACGTAAATAATTTAGCCAAAGCTAAAAAACTTGGGGCAGATGAAGTTATTTCACCTGTTTCGCTTGCTACAACTCAGATTTTGAAAAGTATTACTAAAACATCTGAATAG
- a CDS encoding MarC family protein: MDSILQTSIATFLGFFAIMNPIANTAVFIGLTSSCSTEQKKKIAFKALITTFIIIAIFILVGNIIFKFFGITLPALRVAGGILIFLVGYDMLNNKKSEMHSDDEKNLSNEDVLNIAITPLAVPLLAGPGTIATAMNFAASQALSDVIITLSMFGFLCIVSYLFFIYGQIIVNKIGQSGLTMITKLMGLILAVIGIQMLIVGIHTAIQMF, encoded by the coding sequence ATGGATTCAATACTTCAAACATCAATAGCTACCTTTTTAGGTTTTTTTGCAATTATGAACCCAATAGCCAATACAGCAGTTTTCATTGGTTTAACATCATCTTGCTCTACTGAACAAAAGAAAAAAATTGCTTTCAAAGCATTAATTACAACTTTTATCATTATTGCTATTTTTATTTTAGTAGGGAATATTATTTTTAAATTTTTTGGTATTACTTTACCAGCTCTGAGAGTAGCTGGAGGGATTTTAATCTTTTTAGTCGGTTATGATATGCTGAATAATAAAAAAAGTGAAATGCACAGCGATGATGAAAAAAATTTATCTAATGAAGATGTCCTTAATATCGCAATTACGCCACTAGCTGTCCCTTTATTAGCAGGTCCTGGTACAATTGCTACAGCGATGAACTTTGCAGCATCTCAAGCACTAAGTGATGTGATTATTACCCTGTCTATGTTTGGATTTTTATGTATCGTAAGCTATTTATTCTTTATATACGGTCAAATAATTGTCAATAAAATTGGACAAAGTGGTTTGACAATGATTACAAAATTAATGGGTTTAATTTTAGCTGTTATTGGTATCCAAATGTTAATTGTAGGCATTCATACTGCTATTCAGATGTTTTAG
- a CDS encoding 2-hydroxyacid dehydrogenase: MKILFFSSHEYDKKSFISVNQNFNFTLDFVEFRLEPKTAALAQGYDAVCAFVNDDLCKDTLKVLNKIKVKRILLRCAGFNNVDLDYAQKEKLLIYRVPEYSPYAVAEHAVGLLMCLNRKIHKSYNRVREGNFSLNALEGMDLFNKTVGIIGGGKIGECFANIMKGFGCKILLFDPKPSESILKVGVKISSLDHVFKKSDIVSLHCPLNEYTKYIINKTSIDKMKKGVILINTSRGGLIKTSDVIHGLKGLKIGALGIDVYEEEESIFFKDHKGDIIQDDVFERLMIFPNVLITGHQAFLTHEALHNISEVTLKNAITEKSINLIY; encoded by the coding sequence ATGAAAATCCTATTTTTCTCTAGCCATGAATATGATAAAAAATCATTTATAAGTGTTAATCAAAACTTTAATTTTACTTTGGACTTTGTTGAGTTTCGATTAGAGCCTAAAACCGCTGCCTTAGCTCAAGGTTATGATGCTGTTTGTGCATTTGTTAACGACGATCTTTGTAAAGATACTTTAAAAGTATTAAATAAAATTAAAGTTAAAAGAATTTTATTGCGCTGTGCTGGTTTTAATAATGTAGATCTTGATTATGCTCAAAAAGAAAAGTTGTTAATCTATCGAGTCCCTGAATATTCTCCTTATGCAGTTGCCGAGCATGCCGTCGGATTACTGATGTGTTTAAATAGAAAAATTCATAAATCTTATAATCGTGTTAGAGAAGGTAACTTTTCTTTGAATGCTTTAGAGGGAATGGATCTTTTTAATAAAACTGTTGGTATTATTGGGGGGGGGAAAATTGGAGAATGTTTTGCTAATATTATGAAAGGCTTTGGATGTAAAATTTTATTATTTGATCCAAAACCTTCAGAAAGTATTTTAAAAGTTGGGGTAAAAATATCTTCCCTTGATCATGTGTTCAAAAAATCAGATATAGTAAGTTTACATTGTCCTCTTAATGAATATACAAAGTATATAATTAATAAAACATCAATTGATAAAATGAAAAAAGGTGTGATTTTAATAAATACGAGTAGAGGAGGTTTGATTAAAACATCAGATGTTATACATGGACTTAAAGGCTTGAAAATTGGTGCCTTAGGAATTGATGTATATGAAGAGGAGGAGTCCATTTTTTTCAAAGATCATAAAGGAGATATTATTCAAGATGATGTTTTTGAAAGATTGATGATTTTTCCAAATGTTTTGATTACTGGACATCAGGCATTTTTGACTCATGAAGCACTTCATAATATATCTGAAGTAACTCTAAAAAATGCAATAACAGAAAAAAGTATTAATCTGATTTATTAA
- a CDS encoding MFS transporter, with protein MKLSSKNLKVLIIFGVILTATNLRAPLTDVPPILDFIIAQFNLNPTQAGLIITIPLILFSVLSPLAPKISFLFGIEKTILVSLVILTLGILLRSINQLYFFYFGISLIGIGIAISNVLVPALIKKYIPNMIPLITAFYTLSMGVFAAISSSLSIPVLNWINTYNSVYSTGTLISIIILPLISIVFWIICLRFCYSNTNKHVSLKHKTNSLRILKSTLAWNLTFYIGVNSFLTYSIMMWLPLILNDIGYSKVNAGFIHGIFILMTSIPSLVMLPFLSKVNHHKLFAPSSGVLIFIGFLGLQFMPSFAIFWSIVLGFGTGVGFLLALTFMGLRGKNTEVTSILSAKSQTFGYALAAIGPILIGYLHDHFNNWMEPNILCMFLAISLILTGWFASQNKVIE; from the coding sequence TTGAAGCTTTCATCAAAAAATTTAAAAGTTTTAATAATTTTCGGTGTCATACTTACCGCAACAAATTTACGTGCTCCATTGACCGATGTCCCTCCCATTTTAGACTTCATTATCGCTCAATTTAACTTAAACCCAACCCAAGCAGGTTTAATCATTACCATTCCATTGATTCTTTTTTCTGTTTTATCCCCGCTAGCTCCAAAGATTTCGTTTTTATTTGGTATAGAAAAAACTATCTTAGTTTCATTGGTAATTCTTACATTGGGTATTCTATTAAGATCTATTAATCAGTTGTACTTTTTTTATTTCGGTATAAGCCTCATAGGAATTGGCATCGCCATTTCAAATGTTCTTGTGCCTGCATTGATAAAAAAATATATACCTAATATGATTCCTTTAATTACTGCATTTTATACATTGTCTATGGGAGTTTTTGCTGCAATATCATCAAGCCTATCTATACCAGTTTTAAATTGGATAAACACTTATAATTCAGTATATTCAACAGGAACACTTATCTCTATTATTATACTGCCTCTTATATCAATTGTATTTTGGATTATCTGCCTCAGATTTTGTTACAGTAACACAAACAAACATGTCTCTTTAAAACACAAAACAAATAGTTTAAGAATTCTGAAATCAACACTTGCATGGAACTTGACATTTTATATTGGTGTTAATTCTTTTCTGACATATTCTATCATGATGTGGCTACCTCTTATTCTTAATGATATCGGTTACAGTAAAGTAAATGCTGGTTTTATTCATGGTATTTTTATTTTGATGACCTCAATACCTAGCCTCGTTATGCTTCCTTTTTTGAGTAAAGTTAATCATCATAAATTATTTGCCCCCTCTTCTGGAGTTTTAATTTTTATAGGGTTTTTAGGCCTTCAGTTCATGCCATCTTTTGCAATTTTTTGGTCTATTGTATTAGGTTTCGGTACAGGTGTTGGATTTCTTTTAGCCCTTACATTCATGGGATTAAGAGGGAAAAACACCGAAGTAACATCTATCTTATCTGCAAAGTCACAAACTTTTGGATACGCTCTTGCTGCAATCGGTCCTATTCTAATTGGATATTTACATGACCATTTTAACAATTGGATGGAGCCAAATATTTTATGTATGTTTTTAGCCATTTCGCTTATATTAACAGGTTGGTTCGCAAGTCAAAATAAAGTTATTGAATAA
- a CDS encoding DUF2237 family protein: MIELNVLGTPLQSCCFKLQTGFYRDGYCRTGIEDVGRHTICAIMTKEFLEFSLFKGNDLITPRAEMDFPGLKPGDKWCLCALRWKEAFEFNAAPLIFLEACHESVLDLIPLDILKTHAYTLRH, encoded by the coding sequence ATGATTGAATTAAATGTGCTAGGAACCCCTCTACAAAGTTGTTGCTTTAAATTACAAACTGGATTTTATAGAGATGGATATTGCAGAACTGGTATAGAGGATGTTGGAAGACATACAATATGTGCTATTATGACAAAGGAGTTTTTGGAGTTTAGTCTCTTCAAAGGCAATGATTTAATAACACCGCGTGCTGAGATGGATTTCCCAGGATTAAAACCAGGAGATAAGTGGTGTCTTTGTGCTTTAAGATGGAAGGAAGCATTTGAGTTTAACGCTGCTCCTCTAATTTTTCTTGAAGCATGTCATGAATCTGTGTTAGATTTAATTCCATTAGATATTTTAAAAACTCATGCCTATACGTTGAGGCATTAA
- a CDS encoding GNAT family N-acetyltransferase: MTFNVRHINKSDLQSLFHLRSEKTYIKNTLQLPYPNLDDMSKIFEKDTSRWLVATKGEDVIGEVWLVQEKSPRRSHCGRLAMGVSESCRQQGVGSVLLSEILNYSDNWLNLKRLELEVYTDNEAAICLYKKFGFEIEGKGSNYAYGDGRFLDAFYMSRINS; this comes from the coding sequence ATGACATTTAACGTTCGGCACATTAATAAATCAGATTTACAAAGTCTATTTCACTTGAGAAGTGAAAAAACCTATATAAAAAATACACTTCAACTTCCTTACCCTAACTTAGATGATATGTCTAAAATATTTGAAAAAGATACAAGTCGTTGGCTGGTTGCCACTAAAGGAGAGGATGTGATTGGTGAGGTTTGGCTAGTTCAGGAAAAGTCTCCTCGTAGATCACATTGTGGGCGTTTAGCAATGGGAGTATCAGAGAGCTGTAGACAACAGGGTGTTGGAAGTGTTCTTTTATCTGAAATACTAAACTATTCGGATAATTGGTTGAATCTTAAAAGGTTAGAGCTAGAGGTCTACACTGATAATGAGGCAGCAATTTGTTTGTATAAGAAATTTGGCTTTGAAATTGAAGGCAAAGGTTCTAATTATGCCTATGGAGATGGACGATTTTTAGATGCATTCTACATGAGTCGTATAAACAGTTGA
- the miaE gene encoding tRNA-(ms[2]io[6]A)-hydroxylase produces MILKTPTSSDWVQKVLENFDSFLIDHAHAEKKASGMAMSMVSHYPDKPDIVKAMVDLALEEMIHFKQVMKILANKQLTLIPDEKDIYVNNLRKLFRKGTEFYLMDRLIIGGIIEARGAERFQLIANALSPGKLKQFYLQIAASEEKHYELFFELAKKYFSNDAIAQRTEFLLAEEAQIVDKLPLRALLH; encoded by the coding sequence ATGATTTTAAAAACTCCAACATCCTCAGACTGGGTTCAAAAAGTATTAGAAAATTTTGATAGTTTTTTAATTGACCATGCCCATGCAGAAAAAAAAGCATCCGGAATGGCTATGTCTATGGTTTCTCACTACCCAGATAAACCCGATATTGTAAAAGCCATGGTTGATCTTGCTTTAGAGGAAATGATCCATTTCAAACAAGTCATGAAAATTTTAGCTAACAAACAATTAACCCTCATTCCTGACGAAAAAGATATTTATGTTAATAATCTCAGAAAGTTATTTAGAAAAGGAACTGAGTTTTATCTAATGGATCGTCTTATAATTGGTGGCATTATTGAAGCACGTGGTGCGGAGCGATTTCAGTTGATTGCGAATGCTCTTTCCCCTGGAAAACTAAAACAATTTTATCTTCAAATAGCTGCGTCAGAAGAAAAACATTACGAACTTTTTTTTGAACTCGCAAAAAAATATTTTTCAAATGATGCAATTGCTCAGAGAACTGAATTTCTTTTAGCTGAAGAAGCTCAAATTGTTGACAAATTACCCCTTAGAGCTCTATTGCATTAA
- a CDS encoding thiamine phosphate synthase, producing MVNYKIYKISSNLSSLSQLKKFLKEALNESYIYQLRTNLLSFEKISTYIENNIIEIPQLMINSSTFNWSQKHNKYFVGIHLTSKHLKMCSHADMTSLRKQFKLISASCHNVEEVGLANKLELDFITLSPIQHTSSHPEVKPLGWTVAKNIVRIANPKVYALGGLNLLDLTRACNNGFWGISGISKL from the coding sequence ATGGTTAATTATAAAATTTACAAAATATCTTCAAATTTATCTAGCTTAAGTCAATTAAAGAAATTTTTAAAAGAAGCTTTAAATGAAAGTTATATTTATCAGCTTAGGACGAACTTATTAAGTTTTGAAAAAATTAGTACTTATATAGAAAATAATATTATAGAAATACCACAATTAATGATTAACTCTTCCACTTTTAATTGGTCCCAAAAACATAATAAATATTTCGTTGGTATTCATCTAACTTCAAAACATTTAAAAATGTGTTCACATGCCGATATGACAAGTCTACGAAAACAATTCAAATTAATTTCAGCATCGTGCCACAATGTTGAAGAAGTTGGACTTGCCAATAAGCTCGAATTAGATTTCATCACTTTGTCGCCCATTCAACACACATCTTCTCATCCTGAAGTTAAACCTTTAGGTTGGACAGTAGCAAAAAATATTGTTAGGATTGCAAATCCTAAAGTCTATGCATTAGGTGGATTAAATCTTCTAGATCTAACGAGAGCTTGTAATAATGGCTTTTGGGGTATATCTGGAATTTCTAAGTTGTAA
- a CDS encoding cytochrome ubiquinol oxidase subunit I has product MTNHIVELLARFEFAGCAVLHIVFPTISIGLATFLTVLEGCYLKTKKQIYRDLSDYWRKIFAITFAMGIVSGLVMAFQFGSNWSNYIAKVGDITGTMLYFEATFAFMIEAIFFGLMIYGRKHLSDRMFFVSNLMVAIGTLISLWAIVTNNSWMQTPAGYKEVDGVVAAMSWLQVNFNPSEPLRVAHMLLAAYLTMAFVVISTGAYYLLRNKFVIHAKKMINLGFMFAIPLIFVQLWVGHESGALLNETQPLKMAAIEARWEPEDPASLVAVAWPNMETQSNDYAITLPAPLGSLIDTGDAKAAMPGLKEWTAKGEAIPYVPLTFWSFRVMVGMGVLMLLACLGAIYLKMKGKLYTNRLFLTGLTFMWPVGFLATVTGWLTAESGRQPWMIYNILKTTDALTPSLTLFEVIFSASVIALTYLVVYTVGLRMIFRTARTGFSFLDHKDKHDSDGSDDHHPEQKLEPQGI; this is encoded by the coding sequence ATGACTAATCATATTGTGGAACTGTTAGCAAGATTTGAGTTTGCTGGCTGTGCCGTATTACATATCGTTTTTCCAACAATATCTATTGGTTTAGCGACTTTTTTAACTGTGTTAGAAGGTTGTTATTTAAAAACGAAGAAACAAATTTACAGAGATTTATCTGACTATTGGCGTAAAATTTTTGCAATCACTTTTGCCATGGGGATTGTCTCAGGTTTAGTAATGGCCTTTCAGTTTGGTTCAAACTGGAGTAACTATATTGCGAAAGTAGGTGATATTACAGGGACCATGCTTTATTTCGAAGCAACATTTGCTTTCATGATTGAGGCTATCTTTTTTGGTCTTATGATCTATGGACGTAAGCATCTCAGTGATAGAATGTTCTTTGTTTCTAACCTAATGGTTGCGATCGGAACATTGATTTCTCTATGGGCTATCGTTACAAATAACTCATGGATGCAGACTCCAGCTGGATATAAAGAAGTAGATGGTGTCGTGGCAGCAATGAGCTGGTTACAAGTCAACTTCAATCCTTCGGAGCCTCTTCGTGTTGCTCATATGTTACTTGCAGCTTACTTAACTATGGCTTTTGTTGTTATATCGACTGGTGCTTATTACTTGCTACGTAATAAATTTGTGATTCATGCAAAGAAAATGATTAACTTAGGATTTATGTTTGCAATACCATTAATTTTTGTTCAACTTTGGGTTGGTCATGAAAGTGGCGCATTGTTAAACGAAACGCAGCCCTTGAAAATGGCAGCAATTGAAGCAAGATGGGAGCCTGAAGATCCTGCAAGTTTAGTAGCAGTTGCATGGCCTAATATGGAAACGCAATCAAATGATTATGCGATTACATTACCTGCTCCCTTAGGAAGTCTTATTGATACAGGGGATGCTAAAGCCGCAATGCCAGGTTTAAAAGAATGGACAGCTAAAGGTGAGGCTATCCCTTATGTGCCGTTAACATTCTGGTCTTTTAGAGTCATGGTTGGTATGGGTGTTCTTATGCTGCTGGCTTGTTTGGGTGCTATTTACCTGAAAATGAAAGGGAAGTTGTACACGAATCGTTTATTCTTAACTGGACTGACATTTATGTGGCCTGTAGGCTTTCTTGCTACGGTAACAGGTTGGTTAACAGCAGAATCTGGAAGACAGCCTTGGATGATATACAATATATTAAAAACCACTGATGCTTTAACACCGTCATTGACTTTATTTGAAGTCATCTTCTCAGCTAGTGTAATTGCATTGACATATCTTGTTGTTTACACGGTAGGTCTTCGCATGATCTTCAGAACGGCCCGAACTGGTTTTTCATTTTTAGATCATAAAGATAAACATGATAGTGATGGCAGTGATGACCATCATCCTGAACAAAAACTTGAACCACAGGGAATTTAA
- a CDS encoding cytochrome d ubiquinol oxidase subunit II: MNLEIILWGIILFGTLATYIMLDGFDLGVGTLYGLCKNENDKKAMLNAILPYWDGNETWLIAFVTALWGGLPIAFSVIVPSIYSGVFILLAVLIFRVAAFEFSHRGRPSDVYWQKAMAIASLLIPFALGTVFGYLLHGISVGGEFPFYKFTGHTFDWINPFSVCCGITAVTLTLALGSSWAHGKVENSVIDMITKISLITTPLAGLFLIIMGFWQYVHAVNNFDLTHINLRLTIAIVTSVMIVLSVIAHHFCIKKTGLNPFIALVILVVSSLVFAFSTIFPYVVAPAIDFAHATVQQSDFTMVLILNIIILPILAFYSRFAFKVFAGKVKHDTFGH; the protein is encoded by the coding sequence ATGAATTTGGAAATTATTTTGTGGGGTATAATTCTATTTGGTACGTTAGCTACTTACATCATGCTTGATGGCTTTGATTTAGGAGTGGGTACCTTATACGGATTATGTAAAAATGAAAATGATAAAAAAGCAATGCTGAATGCCATTCTTCCTTACTGGGATGGAAATGAAACATGGTTAATTGCTTTTGTAACCGCTCTCTGGGGCGGCTTACCAATCGCTTTTTCAGTCATTGTACCTTCTATTTATTCTGGTGTATTTATTTTATTGGCGGTTCTCATCTTCAGAGTTGCAGCTTTTGAGTTCTCTCATAGAGGACGTCCATCTGATGTATACTGGCAAAAAGCAATGGCGATAGCTTCATTACTCATTCCTTTTGCGTTAGGAACAGTATTTGGGTATTTATTACATGGTATAAGTGTTGGTGGTGAATTTCCTTTTTATAAATTTACTGGACATACTTTCGATTGGATAAACCCATTTAGCGTATGTTGTGGGATAACAGCAGTAACTTTAACATTAGCTCTTGGCTCTAGCTGGGCTCATGGTAAAGTTGAAAACTCTGTAATTGATATGATTACTAAAATATCATTAATTACTACACCACTAGCAGGTTTATTTCTTATTATAATGGGTTTTTGGCAGTACGTTCATGCAGTGAATAACTTTGATTTAACTCATATCAATTTAAGATTAACGATTGCTATTGTAACAAGTGTAATGATTGTATTATCTGTGATTGCGCATCACTTTTGTATCAAAAAAACTGGCTTAAACCCATTTATTGCACTGGTGATTTTAGTTGTTTCGAGCTTAGTTTTTGCTTTTTCAACCATATTCCCTTATGTTGTTGCACCAGCTATTGACTTTGCACATGCTACAGTTCAACAATCAGATTTTACCATGGTATTAATTCTAAATATTATTATTTTACCAATATTAGCTTTTTATTCGCGATTTGCGTTTAAGGTTTTTGCCGGTAAAGTTAAACATGATACCTTTGGGCACTAG
- a CDS encoding porin yields the protein MKKTLLALSILAAGMTAANAAELYNQDGTSFSIDGSVNANAAFGSSSQDQSNAYGNTTNVWNGTNNGGDVLDQSWFNFKPTAKSYFNGKDGWYGIGHAYIRFFENSTSVREIWAGIGNDQYGQLYYGKAYTPWNDIASAYDLSLNYSGGSYADPMPFSIGTRSNNQFKYIGSFDNLSVELGAVLGNKGGSWKDDLSNTGSGMTTSVTGGATYAFGDSGFTGYLAGYYAKLKLNEATGFTNGIANAITENNKLNIAGGALGLNYQGDAFGFTLQPMAGKGITSGNGLYDGNQAGFTSSTFTADTLNPNDFVPVAKANFISLLSNVSYQVDKTVFVVQYEYGRYSDIDTNKLGSNYRGDKDQTFNNTILANVNYLWNKQFSTGLEYQYDLLKKDSPYHIGSGAWAQAVYNF from the coding sequence ATGAAAAAAACACTTCTTGCATTGTCCATTCTTGCAGCAGGAATGACAGCAGCAAACGCAGCGGAATTATACAACCAAGATGGTACATCATTTAGCATTGATGGATCCGTAAATGCTAACGCAGCTTTTGGTAGTTCAAGTCAAGATCAATCTAATGCATATGGCAACACTACAAACGTATGGAACGGAACCAATAATGGAGGTGATGTATTAGATCAATCATGGTTTAACTTTAAACCAACAGCAAAGTCTTATTTTAATGGTAAAGATGGCTGGTATGGAATTGGTCATGCCTACATAAGATTTTTTGAAAATAGCACATCTGTTCGTGAAATTTGGGCTGGTATTGGTAATGACCAATATGGACAATTGTATTATGGTAAAGCCTATACACCATGGAATGACATTGCCAGTGCATATGATTTATCACTAAACTACAGTGGTGGCTCTTACGCTGATCCAATGCCGTTCAGTATTGGAACAAGATCCAATAATCAATTTAAATATATTGGAAGCTTTGATAACTTAAGTGTTGAGTTGGGTGCTGTTCTGGGCAACAAAGGTGGTTCTTGGAAAGATGACTTAAGTAATACTGGTTCAGGTATGACAACATCAGTTACTGGTGGTGCTACTTATGCATTTGGTGATTCAGGTTTCACTGGATATTTAGCGGGCTACTATGCTAAGTTGAAACTTAATGAAGCAACTGGCTTCACAAATGGAATAGCTAATGCAATTACTGAGAATAACAAACTCAATATTGCTGGTGGTGCTTTAGGTTTAAATTACCAAGGTGATGCGTTTGGATTTACCCTTCAGCCAATGGCAGGTAAAGGTATTACTTCAGGAAATGGTCTGTATGATGGTAACCAAGCGGGATTTACATCTTCTACTTTCACTGCTGATACATTAAACCCAAATGACTTTGTACCTGTAGCTAAGGCAAATTTTATATCCTTATTATCTAATGTATCTTACCAAGTTGATAAAACAGTTTTCGTTGTTCAATACGAATACGGACGTTACTCAGACATTGATACAAATAAACTAGGCTCAAACTATAGAGGTGATAAAGACCAAACGTTTAATAATACTATTTTAGCGAACGTTAACTACCTATGGAATAAGCAGTTTAGTACTGGTTTAGAATATCAATATGACTTATTGAAGAAAGATTCACCTTACCATATCGGAAGCGGTGCTTGGGCTCAAGCAGTCTATAATTTCTAA